From Triticum urartu cultivar G1812 chromosome 2, Tu2.1, whole genome shotgun sequence, a single genomic window includes:
- the LOC125535254 gene encoding desmethyl-deoxy-podophyllotoxin synthase-like, with protein sequence MDTDQLPYGSFWLVAVATILMSLILRQVLGGKDTGAKLPPGPWNLPIIGSLHHLVGTKLPPHRAFLRLARRHGPLMLLRLGEVPRVIVSTPEAAMEVFKTSDLTFATRPSGPTLDIVSCGGKGFAFAPYGDHWRQMRKLCIMELLSARQVRRMDSIKQAEVTHLMESVATASSASSSAIIDIGKELARLTNNIISRAAFGGKCRQQEAYLRELAVLASLVGGFSLVELYPSSRLVRWLTGDSRDLRRSHARIQRILADIIQERKEKKQNNASATATATGTPTPTPKEDEDLLDVLLRLHEEDTLSFPLTSEIIGAVIFEIFGAATDTTASTLEWAMAELIRNPHVMARAKLELQQRLGHHRRSTITSAELGDLHYLRMVIKETLRLHPSVSLIHRAAMEDCQVMGYDVPKGTSVMINAFAVGTDPAHWGEDAAEFRPERFEEMSVEYYKQGPKMEYIPFGAGRRQCPGALFASTTMELVLANLLYHFDWAIPGGAGPETLDMGEVFGIVVQTRSSLRLQAVASCHLQDH encoded by the exons ATGGATACTGACCAACTCCCTTACGGAAGCTTCTGGCTGGTGGCCGTAGCCACCATTCTTATGTCCTTGATTCTGAGGCAGGTTCTGGGTGGTAAGGACACCGGAGCCAAGCTTCCTCCAGGTCCATGGAACCTCCCCATCATTGGCAGTCTCCACCACCTCGTCGGCACAAAACTGCCGCCCCACCGCGCATTCCTCCGCCTGGCGCGCCGGCACGGCCCACTCATGCTGCTGAGGCTCGGCGAAGTGCCCAGGGTCATTGTGTCCACCCCCGAGGCGGCGATGGAGGTGTTCAAGACGAGTGACCTCACCTTCGCGACCCGCCCGAGCGGTCCCACGCTGGACATCGTCAGCTGCGGGGGCAAAGGCTTCGCCTTCGCGCCCTATGGCGACCACTGGCGGCAGATGCGCAAGCTCTGCATCATGGAGCTGCTCAGCGCACGACAGGTGCGCCGGATGGACTCCATCAAGCAAGCCGAGGTCACACACCTCATGGAGTCGGTGGCTACCGCGTCTTCTGCCTCGTCGTCCGCCATCATCGACATTGGCAAGGAGCTAGCCAGGCTGACAAACAACATCATCTCCAGGGCGGCGTTTGGCGGCAAGTGTCGGCAGCAGGAGGCGTACCTCCGAGAGCTCGCCGTGTTGGCTTCGCTCGTGGGAGGGTTCAGCCTTGTCGAACTCTACCCATCGTCGCGGCTGGTGCGGTGGCTGACCGGCGACTCCCGCGACCTGAGGAGGAGCCACGCCCGGATACAACGAATCCTGGCAGATATCATCCAAGAGCGCAAGGAGAAGAAACAAAATAATGCCTcggctactgctactgctactggtACTCCTACTCCTACACCTAAAGAGGACGAAGACCTGCTGGACGTGCTCCTTAGGCTGCACGAGGAAGACACTCTCAGTTTCCCTTTGACGTCGGAGATCATCGGGGCCGTCATCTTT GAAATATTTGGAGCTGCTACGGACACTACTGCTTCCACGCTAGAATGGGCTATGGCAGAACTCATCCGCAACCCACACGTAATGGCAAGGGCCAAACTCGAACTCCAGCAGAGGCTCGGACACCACCGCAGGTCCACCATCACCAGCGCAGAGCTCGGCGACCTGCACTATCTTCGGATGGTCATCAAGGAGACGCTAAGGTTGCACCCCTCTGTGTCCCTGATACACAGGGCGGCCATGGAGGATTGCCAAGTGATGGGGTACGACGTACCCAAGGGCACCTCCGTAATGATCAATGCCTTCGCTGTTGGCACGGACCCGGCACATTGGGGTGAGGATGCAGCAGAGTTCAGGCCGGAGAGGTTCGAGGAGATGAGCGTGGAGTACTACAAGCAAGGGCCAAAGATGGAGTACATCCCATTTGGAGCGGGCCGTCGGCAGTGCCCTGGAGCCCTGTTTGCGAGCACGACGATGGAGCTTGTGCTGGCAAACCTCCTGTACCACTTTGACTGGGCGATTCCGGGTGGGGCAGGCCCAGAGACGCTGGACATGGGCGAGGTGTTTGGGATCGTCGTGCAAACTAGGTCCAGCCTGCGCCTGCAGGCAGTAGCATCTTGTCATCTACAAGATCATTAG